The following coding sequences lie in one Haematobia irritans isolate KBUSLIRL chromosome 3, ASM5000362v1, whole genome shotgun sequence genomic window:
- the LOC142231322 gene encoding uncharacterized protein LOC142231322, whose protein sequence is MEFNDDYLCPLCISRHSLRTCRRFLALPPLEKRAFIRDKDGCTNCLALSHGFAQCTCKAVCWECAKHHHTFLHPVESDSAWVQMTAWVVMWTPRAPQEHLNVRAMLDPNVMTSYYTPTPTFPLAWEKCDDILPVRLWGMHNDVRTVSVDLVRRVQPAVRMPAMPLLPYPIRAKYGTKNLADHGFHIPYPCSVVLGADVAAVAYLGLPRREKGLPFTQDTIFGRAFFWINED, encoded by the coding sequence ATGGAATTCAACGACGACTACTTGTGTCCCCTGTGCATTTCGAGGCATTCTCTACGCACATGTCGACGATTTCTGGCTCTTCCCCCGCTCGAGAAACGCGCATTTATCAGAGACAAGGACGGCTGCACCAATTGTCTCGCATTGTCTCACGGGTTCGCTCAGTGCACATGTAAGGCCGTTTGCTGGGAGTGCGCTAAGCACCATCACACATTTCTTCACCCAGTCGAATCAGACAGCGCATGGGTCCAAATGACCGCATGGGTTGTCATGTGGACGCCACGAGCGCCTCAGGAGCATTTGAACGTCAGAGCAATGCTCGATCCTAATGTAATGACGAGCTACTATACTCCTACGCCTACGTTTCCTTTGGCCTGGGAAAAATGCGACGATATTCTGCCAGTCCGTTTATGGGGAATGCACAACGACGTCCGTACTGTCTCGGTGGATCTTGTTCGCAGAGTGCAACCAGCTGTACGAATGCCTGCCATGCCATTGCTTCCATATCCGATTCGGGCCAAATACGGGACAAAGAACTTGGCAGACCACGGGTTTCATATCCCTTACCCTTGCTCGGTGGTATTAGGCGCTGACGTCGCTGCAGTAGCATATCTGGGTTTACCGCGGAGAGAAAAGGGCTTACCCTTTACACAAGATACCATCTTTGGAAGAGCGTTTTTTTGGATCAATGAAGATTGA
- the LOC142231323 gene encoding uncharacterized protein LOC142231323 yields MGLVEEFLCLCEDFEAHAERMKETDASSYNESAIEAEKSELNELWAELKEQYKKCNSDPECLKTNKATIRKRKGEVHTVYMKCMTIVGNWKNKSVVSSVSPKTSSSSVSVPPCDTEVFYGDYVSWPSFRDLFTAIYINNKKLSPVEKLYHLFQKTSGEAREINRGVQLTSEGFDIAWSNLKSQYENKRILINNQLRILFNLPHCSQESSSCLKKLHRDISNCISVLKLYKIDVGSWDPIFVFQCSSKLPKLTLSLWEQSIGEKTELPKWEDLSKFLIERFQTIESVSDMMNTQESGPRHKKTGNFDNSKQSKVHHTKVNTVKCVLCKEVHELKFCPKFLNMNPKQRIAAVRRDRSCLNCLARGHGAAKCNSKATCTKCGAKHHTMLHIVRDEQQSNPGVGNMSGDLQTTQNIQSAPTPSTSHNVRAYHMSVCNKTMLATAWINILKDGLAHKVRALIDPCSDDTFISKKIQRLLNLPTKPISAEVTGLGGGAVTRCSHIAFLTIGSILNNNFTAEIDALVVCDVTGDVPTHSFDNSLVDQLPNLEYADPNFFHTGPIDILIGGNLYPLILREGVKHGILGSLVAQQTVFGWIVTGPANDRDSGRVVRVSHCTRVSIDEQLTKFWEIEEVGKDITMSKDDWLCENIYRNTTKRMANGRYMVDLPFKAENPLCASKNSNRYIALCQFLRNEKSLSRKPQLKEMYDEVIKEYLSLGHMEKVETPNIEACDYFYLPHHGVFKPDSTTTKLRVVFNASCPSVNGKSLNDALYVGPVLQKDIISLILNWRFYRFVFNADITKMYRQILVNPKHVPYQRILYRDSPDDEIQDYQLKTVTFGVNCAPFLALRTLLQLAEDEKERFPIGSKILKENMYVDDSLVGAHSVSEALEARNQLIAILESAGFQLRKWTSNRREILEDLPRDHLLNEQFLDFDDKSSVKTLGIRWDAVSDEFYFVTEKLANKETYTKREVLSVIARLFDPLGWLSPVVINAKILMQMMWLDDIGWDDPIKPLTLLKWKAFVSNYREIDQIRIDRWLNYSPECRIEYHGFCDSSELAYAAVLYVRVEVGDMAHSKLLVAKSKVAPIKKMSVPRLELCGALLMAKLADFVLPQLHVQPYTLFLWSDSMIVLSWLKKPSHSWTTFVANRVAIIHEKVGDNWRHVGTSENPADLATRGLTPLELKGSDLWWHGPSWLRKDRRFWPSTPNIADTSLESKPMQALVARSEKMEDILDRFSCLSRALRVLSYVLRFVAHTHRSLKRICVHGSLELSSEELTQTKFKLITLSQKMYFPAEFNCLSRKQKLPSNSPLLTLTPFLDKYDIIRANGRLGSTLALSYEERHPFVLAYKSRLSLLYVEFIHRQTLHGGIQLTLATIRLECWIIRAKNLIKARINRCKECTISRQQRQGQIMAPLPVERTTFGRPFATAGVDYAGPFDIKNFHGRGCRITKGYICLFICFVTKAVHLEPVGDLSTPAFLAAFSRFVSRRGCPRKMYSDNGRNFVGAARDLDANLKKVISQLGDEIVSRYGFQQVEWHFIPAAAPHMGGLWEAGVKSCKTHLKKVSGQIRHTFEEFATILSSIECCMNSRPLSPLSDKQDDIAALTPAHFLVGSSLLSPAQTEEIPTKTSLLNRWRKIKIIQQEFCRRWKSEYLTELHKRFRWKSPRENLALNDLVVLRNENVCPTDWRLGRIVQLHAGKDGQVRVVDVRTQAGIITRPVHKLVLLPQEK; encoded by the coding sequence ATGGGTTTAGTCGAAGAATTTTTATGTCTTTGCGAAGACTTTGAGGCTCATGCTGAGCGAATGAAAGAAACCGATGCGAGTAGTTATAATGAATCGGCGATAGAGGCAGAGAAAAGTGAATTAAATGAGTTGTGGGCAGAGCTTAAAGAACAATATAAAAAATGCAATTCTGACCCAGAGTGTTTGAAAACGAATAAGGCCACTATTAGAAAGAGGAAAGGTGAAGTACATACGGTTTACATGAAATGCATGACAATTGTTGGgaattggaaaaataaatcTGTTGTCTCGTCAGTGAGTCCGAAGACATCTTCATCTTCTGTTAGTGTTCCACCGTGTGACACAGAAGTGTTTTACGGTGATTATGTTTCATGGCCCAGCTTCCGCGATCTTTTCACggcaatttatataaataataagaaACTTAGCCCAGTAGAGAAATTGTACCACTTGTTTCAAAAAACAAGTGGAGAGGCTAGAGAAATTAATCGGGGAGTACAATTGACATCAGAAGGCTTCGATATAGCGTGGTCCAATTTAAAATCTCAGTATGAAAATAAGagaattttaataaacaatcaactgagaattttatttaatttgcctCATTGCTCTCAGGAGTCATCTAGTTGTCTCAAAAAGTTGCATAGAGATATTTCAAACTGTATCTCAGTGctgaaattgtataaaattgatGTCGGGTCATGggatccaatttttgtgttcCAATGCTCTTCAAAGTTACCCAAGCTCACGTTGTCGCTATGGGAACAATCGATTGGGGAGAAAACGGAACTCCCAAAATGGGaagatttgagtaaatttttaatagaaagatTTCAAACCATAGAAAGCGTATCTGATATGATGAATACGCAAGAATCTGGCCCACGACATAAGAAGACTGGCAATTTTGATAATTCGAAGCAATCAAAGGTTCACCACACGAAGGTTAATACGGTGAAGTGTGTGTTGTGTAAGGAAGTgcatgaattgaaattttgtcccaaATTTCTTAATATGAACCCGAAGCAAAGAATAGCTGCAGTTAGAAGAGATAGAAGCTGCTTGAATTGTCTAGCCCGTGGTCATGGGGCAGCAAAATGTAATAGTAAGGCTACATGTACAAAATGTGGCGCTAAGCATCATACTATGTTGCATATAGTAAGAGACGAGCAACAAAGTAATCCTGGTGTAGGTAATATGTCAGGTGATTTACAGACAACACAGAATATACAGTCCGCTCCAACGCCATCCACATCTCACAATGTGAGGGCATACCATATGTCCGTCTGTAATAAAACAATGTTAGCTACGGCTtggattaatattttgaaagatgGTTTGGCTCACAAAGTCAGAGCTTTAATTGACCCGTGTTCTGATGAcacatttatttcaaagaaaatacaAAGATTATTGAATTTGCCAACTAAGCCCATCTCGGCCGAAGTAACAGGTTTGGGGGGTGGTGCTGTAACGCGATGTTCTCATATAGCGTTTTTGACAATTGGCTCAATTCTTAATAACAATTTCACTGCGGAAATTGATGCACTAGTTGTGTGCGATGTTACAGGCGATGTGCCTACTCACTCATTTGATAATTCTCTGGTTGATcaacttccaaatttggaaTATGCTGATCCAAATTTCTTCCATACTGGCCCGATAGATATCCTCATTGGAGGTAATTTATACCCGTTGATTTTACGAGAAGGAGTAAAACACGGAATTCTTGGCTCGTTGGTAGCTCAGCAAACAGTATTTGGCTGGATTGTTACTGGCCCAGCGAATGATAGAGATTCAGGACGTGTGGTTCGAGTCTCTCACTGTACTAGGGTATCAATTGATGAGCAATTGACTAAGTTTTGGGAAATAGAAGAAGTTGGTAAAGACATAACTATGTCTAAAGATGATTGGCTctgtgaaaatatttatagaaataccacAAAACGAATGGCCAATGGTAGATATATGGTAGATTTACCTTTTAAGGCAGAGAATCCATTGTGTGCTTCAAAAAATTCCAATCGATATATTgcactttgtcaatttttgaggAATGAAAAATCTTTGTCTCGAAAGCCTCAGTTGAAAGAGATGTACGATGAAGTCATCAAAGAATATTTGTCACTAGGACATATGGAGAAAGTTGAAACTCCAAATATTGAAGCCtgcgattatttttatttgcctcATCATGGCGTTTTTAAACCAGACAGTACCACGACCAAATTGCGTGTGGTATTTAACGCATCTTGCCCATCGGTAAATGGGAAAAGTCTTAATGACGCACTATATGTTGGCCCAGTGTTACAAAAAGACATCATTTCGTTGATATTAAATTGGCGCTTTTACAGATTCGTGTTTAACGCAGATATCACGAAGATGTATAGACAGATACTTGTCAATCCGAAACATGTCCCATACCAGCGAATTTTATATCGTGACTCTCCTGACGACGAGATTCAAGACTACCAACTTAAAACGGTAACGTTTGGCGTCAACTGCGCCCCGTTTTTGGCTCTTCGAACTTTGCTTCAGTTGGCTGAAGATGAGAAAGAAAGGTTTCCGATagggtcaaaaattttaaaagagaacaTGTATGTTGATGATTCTTTAGTGGGAGCTCATTCCGTTTCGGAGGCATTAGAAGCTCGAAACCAATTAATTGCGATTTTGGAATCTGCAGGCTTCCAACTAAGAAAATGGACCTCtaatagaagagaaattttagaAGATTTGCCTCGGGACCATTTACTCAATGaacaatttttggattttgatgACAAGAGTTCGGTTAAGACTCTTGGCATAAGGTGGGATGCTGTCTCAGACGAATTTTATTTCGTAACGGAAAAATTGGCCAATAAAGAGACATATACAAAAAGAGAGGTGCTCTCAGTCATAGCGAGACTTTTTGATCCATTAGGTTGGCTCTCACCGGTAGTGATAAATGCTAAAATACTAATGCAAATGATGTGGCTCGATGATATTGGATGGGATGATCCAATAAAACCATTAACATTGCTCAAATGGAAAGCGTTTGTTTCAAACTATAGAGAAATTGATCAGATTAGAATAGATCGATGGTTGAATTATTCTCCAGAGTGTCGGATAGAGTATCACGGGTTTTGTGACTCATCTGAGCTTGCATATGCCGCCGTATTGTACGTTCGGGTGGAGGTAGGAGACATGGCTCATTCTAAATTACTTGTAGCCAAGTCAAAGGTAGCACCTATAAAGAAAATGTCTGTCCCAAGGCTTGAGCTTTGCGGTGCTCTGCTTATGGCAAAATTGGCAGATTTTGTATTGCCTCAATTGCATGTGCAACCATACACTTTGTTTCTTTGGTCGGATTCTATGATAGTCTTATCTTGGCTCAAAAAACCATCACATAGTTGGACTACATTTGTAGCCAACAGGGTTGCAATTATTCATGAGAAGGTCGGGGATAATTGGAGACATGTAGGTACATCGGAAAATCCCGCAGACCTAGCAACCCGGGGGCTGACCCCTTTAGAACTAAAGGGGAGTGATTTATGGTGGCATGGGCCATCTTGGTTACGCAAAGATAGAAGATTTTGGCCCTCAACACCAAACATTGCGGATACATCTTTAGAATCAAAACCTATGCAAGCTCTTGTTGCTAGGTCGGAGAAAATGGAAGACATTTTAGATAGGTTTTCTTGTCTCTCAAGGGCACTACGCGTATTATCATACGTTTTACGTTTTGTGGCGCATACTCATCGTTCTTTGAAGCGAATTTGCGTTCATGGCTCTCTTGAATTATCGTCCGAAGAATTGACTCAAACGAAATTTAAACTTATTACTTTGTCGCAAAAGATGTATTTTCCTGCCGAATTCAATTGTCTCAGTCGTAAACAAAAACTGCCGTCGAACAGTCCTCTTCTCACTCTTACCCCGTTTTTAGATAAATACGATATTATTCGCGCTAATGGGCGCCTTGGATCTACATTGGCCCTTTCTTACGAAGAAAGGCACCCTTTTGTCCTCGCTTATAAAAGCAGATTGTCTCTACTTTATGTTGAGTTCATACACCGTCAAACTCTACACGGTGGCATCCAGTTAACTCTAGCGACTATAAGATTGGAGTGCTGGATAATTCGTGCGAAGAATCTAATTAAGGCCCGAATAAATCGATGCAAAGAGTGTACAATTTCGCGTCAGCAGCGACAGGGACAGATAATGGCTCCTCTGCCAGTAGAACGAACCACTTTTGGCAGACCCTTTGCTACTGCTGGGGTTGACTACGCTGGCCCGTTCGACATTAAGAATTTCCACGGTCGAGGTTGTCGAATAACTAAAGGTTATATTTGTctctttatttgttttgttactAAAGCGGTTCACTTGGAACCAGTTGGCGACCTTTCGACACCAGCTTTCCTAGCTGCCTTCTCTCGTTTTGTCTCACGAAGGGGATGTCCACGAAAAATGTATTCGGACAACGGGAGAAACTTTGTTGGCGCTGCCAGAGATCTAGATGCAAATCTCAAAAAAGTTATCTCTCAGCTGGGTGATGAAATTGTCTCACGATATGGTTTCCAGCAAGTAGAATGGCATTTTATTCCGGCCGCAGCTCCTCATATGGGAGGGCTGTGGGAGGCCGGggtaaaaagttgtaaaacacatttgaaaaaggtttctggTCAAATCCGACACACTTTCGAAGAGTTCGCAACTATACTTAGCTCAATCGAATGCTGCATGAATTCTAGGCCTTTGTCTCCGCTTTCTGATAAGCAAGATGATATTGCTGCACTTACACCAGCACATTTTTTGGTTGGCTCTTCACTTCTTTCGCCCGCACAAACTGAGGAAATTCCTACAAAAACTTCGCTTCTGAATAGAtggcgaaaaatcaaaattatccaACAAGAATTTTGTCGCCGTTGGAAGTCAGAGTATTTGACTGAGCTACATAAGCGATTTAGGTGGAAGtcgcctagagaaaatttggctcTAAATGATCTTGTTGTCTTGCGGAATGAAAATGTTTGTCCCACCGATTGGCGACTTGGCCGCATTGTTCAGCTGCATGCGGGGAAAGATGGTCAGGTGAGGGTAGTTGACGTACGAACACAAGCGGGTATCATAACTCGCCCTGTCCATAAACTCGTGCTTCTTCCCCAAGAAAAATAA